A window of Clostridium sp. 'White wine YQ' contains these coding sequences:
- a CDS encoding S66 family peptidase, with the protein MSLIKPLALKPGDKVATISLSWGGAGDRDIIWRYNVGKKRLEEEFGLQVVEMPNTLKGTEFIYNNPEKRAEDLMMAFKDKSIKGIFSCIGGNESIRILPYIDFDVIRNNPKVFIGYSDTTITHMICYKAGLSTFYGPSILCEFAENVAMHDYTKHWVNKVLFDKVVIGNIPASDVWTSELLPWEEKNKNISRKLVKNHGYELLQGNGKVQGRLIGGCIEVLEMMKGTELWPSIDEFENGILFFETSEDKPDPALVECWVRSYGTLGILNKINGIVFAKPYDDCYYDEYKEAILTVVRNELKLKNLPILYNVNFGHTSPMCILPYGALAEINCEDVSFSILESGVI; encoded by the coding sequence ATGTCATTAATTAAACCGTTAGCTTTGAAGCCAGGAGATAAGGTAGCAACTATAAGCCTTTCTTGGGGTGGGGCTGGAGATAGGGACATTATTTGGAGATACAATGTTGGTAAGAAGAGACTTGAAGAAGAATTTGGCCTGCAAGTTGTAGAAATGCCAAATACATTAAAGGGAACTGAATTTATTTATAACAATCCTGAAAAACGAGCTGAGGACTTAATGATGGCATTTAAGGATAAATCTATTAAAGGGATTTTTTCTTGTATAGGTGGAAATGAAAGTATTAGAATTCTACCATATATAGACTTTGATGTAATCAGAAATAATCCTAAAGTATTTATAGGTTATTCAGACACAACAATAACTCATATGATATGCTATAAAGCTGGATTATCTACTTTTTATGGTCCATCTATTTTATGTGAATTTGCTGAGAATGTAGCAATGCATGACTATACAAAACACTGGGTGAATAAGGTTCTATTTGATAAGGTCGTAATAGGAAATATTCCAGCTTCTGATGTTTGGACAAGTGAATTATTGCCTTGGGAAGAGAAAAATAAGAATATATCTAGAAAATTAGTAAAGAATCATGGATATGAATTATTACAGGGCAATGGGAAAGTTCAAGGAAGATTAATTGGTGGATGTATTGAAGTTCTAGAAATGATGAAAGGCACTGAATTGTGGCCAAGCATTGATGAATTTGAAAATGGAATTTTGTTTTTTGAGACTTCAGAAGATAAACCAGATCCAGCACTTGTAGAATGTTGGGTAAGAAGTTATGGTACACTTGGAATTCTAAATAAAATCAATGGAATAGTTTTCGCAAAACCTTATGATGATTGCTATTATGATGAATATAAAGAAGCTATATTAACTGTTGTAAGGAATGAGTTAAAGCTTAAAAATCTACCTATTTTATATAATGTGAATTTTGGGCACACTTCACCAATGTGCATATTGCCTTATGGTGCTTTAGCAGAAATAAATTGCGAAGATGTTTCCTTTAGCATATTAGAATCTGGCGTTATATAA
- a CDS encoding aldehyde dehydrogenase, whose protein sequence is MKELNNEEVLKIIEKHKKYFRTGETRNIDFRLSKLNDLKKVIKENESLILEALKKDLNKSEFEGYASEIGYLYDSIKYFTKNLRKLAKVKKVKTPLVHFGSKSYIYSEPYGVVLIVGPFNYPFQLIFEPIIGAIIAGNCAVIKPSEFTPNVAKVVEKVIKETFEEEYVSVVQGARDTTAALVNAPFDYIFFTGSVPVGKVVMEAAAKNLVPVTLELGGKSPCIVDKEVNLHIAAQRIVWGKFMNAGQTCVAPDYLLVHKEIKTKLIDKILEQIELFYGIEIKTSNDFGRIVNERQFDRLVELIDEKKVVFGGRTHKETLYIEPTIMDNVTLEDKVMEDEIFGPILPILEYNNIEEVIEIVNSRPKPLALYLFTENKEVEDKIIAEISYGGGCINDTMTHLVTPYLPFGGVGNSGMGSYHGVKSFETFSHKKSVLKKSTKINMSFIFPPYTKEKVSLLRKVMK, encoded by the coding sequence ATGAAGGAACTAAATAATGAGGAAGTATTAAAAATCATTGAAAAACATAAAAAATACTTTAGAACTGGTGAAACAAGAAATATAGATTTTAGATTAAGTAAATTAAATGATCTTAAAAAAGTGATTAAGGAAAATGAAAGCTTAATTCTAGAAGCCTTAAAAAAGGATTTAAATAAATCAGAATTTGAGGGATATGCTTCAGAAATAGGGTACTTATATGATAGTATAAAATATTTTACTAAGAACCTAAGAAAGCTCGCAAAGGTGAAAAAAGTCAAAACTCCGTTAGTTCATTTTGGTTCAAAAAGCTATATATATTCAGAACCTTATGGAGTAGTCTTGATTGTTGGGCCATTTAATTATCCTTTTCAACTAATATTTGAACCTATAATTGGGGCTATAATTGCAGGGAATTGCGCAGTAATTAAACCTTCAGAATTTACTCCAAATGTAGCAAAGGTAGTAGAGAAAGTTATAAAAGAAACCTTTGAAGAGGAGTATGTCAGCGTTGTGCAAGGAGCAAGAGATACTACGGCAGCTTTAGTTAATGCACCGTTCGACTATATTTTCTTTACTGGAAGTGTTCCAGTTGGAAAAGTAGTTATGGAAGCAGCTGCTAAAAATCTTGTGCCTGTAACATTAGAACTAGGTGGGAAAAGTCCTTGTATAGTAGATAAAGAAGTAAATCTACATATAGCAGCTCAGAGAATTGTTTGGGGAAAGTTTATGAATGCAGGACAGACTTGTGTAGCTCCTGATTATTTATTAGTTCATAAAGAAATAAAAACTAAGCTTATTGATAAAATATTAGAGCAGATAGAATTGTTTTATGGAATAGAGATAAAAACAAGTAATGATTTTGGTAGGATAGTTAATGAAAGACAGTTTGATAGGCTTGTAGAGCTTATAGATGAAAAGAAAGTTGTGTTTGGAGGAAGAACCCATAAGGAAACGCTCTATATAGAACCCACCATTATGGACAATGTGACACTAGAGGATAAGGTAATGGAGGATGAAATCTTTGGACCGATATTACCTATTCTAGAATATAACAATATTGAAGAAGTAATAGAAATAGTAAATTCTAGACCTAAGCCTCTAGCATTATACTTATTTACTGAAAATAAAGAAGTAGAGGATAAAATTATAGCAGAAATCTCTTATGGTGGTGGGTGCATTAATGATACGATGACCCATTTAGTTACGCCTTACCTGCCTTTTGGTGGTGTTGGTAATTCAGGCATGGGTTCATACCATGGTGTAAAGAGCTTTGAGACTTTTTCCCATAAAAAAAGTGTTCTAAAGAAAAGTACAAAAATAAATATGAGTTTTATTTTTCCACCATATACAAAGGAAAAGGTAAGTTTATTAAGAAAAGTAATGAAGTAA
- a CDS encoding flavodoxin domain-containing protein — translation MKTLIVYSTKHGFTEKCAQILEQSLDGEVQKLDLTKGGEADLSKYDKIIIGGSIYMGQILKEVKTFCTKNLDTLKNKKVAFFICGMRDGAEAEQEINMAYPKELLETSITKGFFGGEFTFSKLNFLERFIVKKVTKSDKDSSTLSKENIDKFAKIINRA, via the coding sequence ATGAAAACTTTAATTGTCTACTCTACAAAGCATGGATTTACTGAAAAATGTGCTCAGATACTTGAACAATCCCTAGATGGAGAGGTTCAAAAGCTAGACCTAACTAAAGGAGGAGAAGCTGATTTATCAAAATACGATAAGATTATTATTGGTGGATCAATTTATATGGGACAAATACTAAAGGAAGTAAAAACTTTTTGCACTAAAAATCTTGATACCCTTAAAAATAAAAAAGTTGCATTTTTTATTTGTGGTATGAGAGATGGAGCAGAAGCAGAGCAAGAAATAAATATGGCTTACCCAAAGGAACTTTTAGAAACTTCAATAACTAAGGGATTCTTTGGTGGAGAATTTACTTTTAGTAAGTTAAATTTTCTAGAGAGATTTATTGTAAAGAAGGTTACAAAAAGTGATAAAGATAGCTCAACTTTATCAAAAGAAAATATAGATAAATTTGCGAAAATTATAAATAGAGCTTAA
- a CDS encoding YjdF family protein: MNTEIKLTVYFQDPFWVGVFEKSEGDKLSVARVVFGSEPKDYEVYEYILRNYNALKFSISLQVEKEIARVINPKRLQRKLKKEIQEKGIGTKAQEVMKLQYETQKEERRHRRKEYRKEIEEEKFIKKQEKKKQKKKGH, from the coding sequence ATGAATACGGAAATTAAACTTACGGTCTATTTTCAGGACCCTTTTTGGGTTGGAGTCTTTGAAAAGTCTGAAGGAGATAAGCTGTCTGTAGCTAGAGTTGTGTTTGGTTCAGAACCCAAGGATTACGAAGTATATGAATATATACTTAGAAATTATAATGCCTTGAAATTTAGTATTTCTCTTCAGGTTGAAAAAGAAATAGCTAGAGTAATAAATCCTAAAAGACTTCAAAGAAAGCTAAAGAAAGAAATTCAAGAGAAGGGCATAGGAACAAAAGCCCAAGAAGTTATGAAGCTTCAGTATGAAACTCAAAAGGAAGAAAGACGACATAGAAGAAAAGAATATCGTAAGGAAATTGAAGAGGAAAAATTCATAAAAAAGCAAGAGAAGAAGAAACAAAAGAAAAAAGGACATTAG
- a CDS encoding 50S ribosomal protein L11 methyltransferase — protein sequence MFEISFIINHSNIEDVLERLEEIGLSSTYYETPFQVTIDNNGYGYYEKEDEDILLKVYPDCESEDECLKVIDRIKNTLKLDEDINLSEINEGNWQEPFEPVDLKNGWVIGEPSLILENYKKINFEPQGSFGTGLHETTQDMLRYILDLDFSDKKVLDLGAGSGILGIGAALKNASKVVALDIRDVTMEVMHNAALNNLSNVEVLIKDVTKEKLEVKEKYDFVFINIGGEETLASMELINSVIESNGILLVSGLVEWSYEEVFKQIEVKGYSLVKKTKSNEWVTLFLQKSI from the coding sequence ATGTTTGAAATATCATTTATAATAAATCATTCTAATATAGAGGATGTTCTCGAAAGGTTAGAAGAGATAGGATTAAGTTCAACTTATTATGAAACTCCATTCCAAGTTACGATAGATAACAATGGTTATGGATATTATGAAAAAGAAGATGAGGATATTCTCTTAAAGGTATATCCTGATTGTGAAAGTGAAGATGAATGTTTAAAAGTTATAGATAGAATCAAGAATACATTAAAGTTAGATGAAGATATTAATTTATCTGAAATAAATGAGGGAAATTGGCAAGAGCCCTTTGAACCTGTAGATTTGAAAAATGGATGGGTTATAGGGGAGCCGTCACTTATATTAGAGAACTATAAGAAAATAAATTTTGAGCCTCAGGGATCCTTTGGTACAGGATTACATGAAACTACCCAAGATATGCTTAGATATATATTAGATTTAGATTTTAGTGATAAAAAAGTATTAGACCTAGGTGCTGGTTCAGGAATTCTTGGTATTGGAGCAGCACTAAAAAATGCATCTAAAGTAGTTGCTTTAGATATTAGAGATGTGACCATGGAAGTTATGCATAATGCTGCATTAAATAATCTATCTAATGTAGAAGTGTTAATAAAAGATGTTACAAAAGAAAAATTAGAGGTTAAAGAGAAATATGATTTTGTTTTTATAAACATAGGAGGGGAAGAAACCCTAGCTTCAATGGAACTAATTAATTCTGTAATAGAGTCTAATGGTATATTATTAGTATCAGGATTAGTAGAATGGAGTTATGAGGAAGTATTTAAACAAATAGAAGTTAAAGGGTATTCTTTAGTTAAAAAGACAAAAAGTAATGAATGGGTAACTTTATTTCTTCAAAAATCAATATAA
- a CDS encoding TetR/AcrR family transcriptional regulator: MSISERRENEKEAIKNKIIDAAKEILVEEGFEKLSIRKIANKIEYSPGIIYHYFKDKGEIISVMVGEGYKRILETTSKVPLNRENPEKTLEEGLRLYIDLMLKSPEEFKIILMSNIEEVKDKVNILERGISKERKSLQGLCNLVNLGMETGKFKPMDVELTAQILWTATHGLISRLILEENISKEQKERLINHHFEILIKGIKI, from the coding sequence ATGAGTATATCTGAAAGAAGAGAAAATGAAAAAGAGGCTATAAAAAATAAAATAATAGATGCAGCAAAAGAAATCTTAGTTGAAGAAGGCTTCGAAAAGTTATCAATAAGGAAGATAGCAAATAAAATAGAGTATTCTCCAGGAATTATTTATCATTACTTTAAGGATAAAGGTGAAATTATTTCTGTAATGGTTGGAGAAGGGTATAAGAGAATATTAGAGACCACAAGTAAAGTGCCTTTGAATAGGGAAAATCCAGAAAAGACATTAGAGGAAGGCTTAAGACTTTATATAGATTTGATGCTGAAATCACCAGAAGAATTCAAAATTATATTAATGAGTAACATTGAAGAAGTTAAGGATAAGGTAAATATATTAGAGAGAGGAATCTCAAAAGAAAGAAAAAGTCTTCAAGGCTTATGCAATTTAGTAAACTTAGGAATGGAAACAGGGAAATTTAAACCTATGGATGTTGAACTTACAGCCCAAATATTATGGACTGCAACTCATGGATTAATTTCTAGACTTATTTTAGAAGAAAATATTTCAAAAGAGCAAAAAGAAAGGCTTATTAATCATCACTTTGAAATACTTATTAAAGGAATAAAGATTTAA
- a CDS encoding EFR1 family ferrodoxin (N-terminal region resembles flavodoxins. C-terminal ferrodoxin region binds two 4Fe-4S clusters.), producing the protein MSSKIFYFSSTGNSLYVSKEIGNSLENCELISIPKALKEGELEYEADVIGFVFPLHSFSLPILVREFISKIVIKNNPYIFAVQVTGGGHTDNSFAEINEFLKTNNRINNHAEVKYISNYTRMGLNPTEERTIKAIEANKELLSNFIVSLKNREIKNKDFKKGFSSLMNRAWRELYKNKDKKFNVNEDCINCSICERICPTDNIKMVNERPTWNGKCVDCMACINACPKKAINLGNSTINKNRYRNPYIKIEELI; encoded by the coding sequence ATGAGTAGTAAGATATTTTATTTTTCGTCTACAGGTAATTCCCTGTATGTTTCAAAAGAGATAGGAAATAGTTTGGAGAATTGTGAGCTTATTTCAATTCCTAAAGCTTTAAAAGAAGGGGAGCTTGAGTATGAAGCTGATGTGATAGGTTTTGTATTTCCACTTCATAGCTTTTCACTGCCAATTTTAGTTAGAGAATTTATATCTAAAATAGTTATTAAAAATAATCCATATATATTTGCAGTTCAAGTAACTGGAGGAGGACATACAGATAACTCCTTTGCGGAAATAAATGAATTTTTAAAAACTAATAATAGAATAAATAATCATGCTGAAGTGAAATACATTTCAAATTATACAAGGATGGGATTAAATCCAACAGAAGAAAGAACAATTAAAGCAATTGAAGCCAATAAGGAACTGTTAAGTAACTTTATAGTATCCTTAAAGAACAGAGAGATAAAGAATAAGGATTTTAAAAAGGGCTTTAGTAGTTTAATGAATAGGGCTTGGAGAGAGTTATATAAAAATAAAGATAAAAAATTTAATGTAAATGAGGATTGTATTAACTGTAGTATTTGTGAAAGAATATGCCCAACAGATAATATTAAAATGGTGAATGAAAGACCAACTTGGAATGGCAAGTGTGTGGATTGTATGGCTTGCATAAATGCGTGTCCTAAGAAAGCAATTAATCTAGGTAATTCAACAATAAATAAAAATAGATATAGAAATCCATATATAAAAATAGAAGAGTTAATTTAA
- a CDS encoding FMN-binding protein: MKKVLKVLLTVLVIIILVIAGGIFYMTRGLSSGKEVSVNKIDVSKLSDGVYHGQYKDGRWTNELDVTVKNHKITDINVTKDVKFNLSDVTKNITKEVIDKQNTDVDIVSGATVTSKAYLKAIENALSK, from the coding sequence ATGAAGAAGGTTTTAAAAGTATTGCTGACTGTATTAGTTATTATTATTTTAGTTATTGCTGGTGGAATATTTTATATGACTAGAGGATTAAGTTCAGGGAAAGAAGTAAGTGTGAATAAAATAGATGTATCAAAATTAAGTGATGGTGTTTATCACGGTCAGTATAAAGATGGAAGATGGACTAATGAATTAGATGTAACAGTAAAGAATCACAAGATTACTGATATAAATGTAACAAAAGATGTTAAGTTTAATCTATCTGATGTAACAAAGAATATTACTAAAGAAGTTATAGATAAACAAAACACAGACGTGGATATTGTATCAGGTGCAACTGTTACAAGTAAAGCATATCTTAAAGCAATAGAAAATGCGCTAAGCAAATAA